GGACGTGTTTGTGGGCGTGGGCGTCTACATGATCGGCATTCTGATCCTGGCCGCCAGCTTCGAGTGGCGGCTGATGATTCCGTTTGCGCTGTGGTTCGTCGCCTATGCCGCTGCCTGCTTCTATTTCGTGCCACGCCTGGGCCAGATCGGCAAGGAGCAGGCCGATGCGCGCTCCATGATGACGGGCCGCGTCACCGATGCCTATACCAATATCGCCACCGTCAAGCTGTTTGCCCACACGCGCCGCGAAGCCGAATATGCGCGCAATGCCATGGAGGCCTTCAAGGCCACGGGCTATGCGCAGATGCGTCTGGTCAGCCTGTTCGAAATCACCAACCACCTGATGATTGCCCTGCTGCTGCTGGGCAGCGGCGGCACGGCGCTCTATCTGTGGACGCAAGGTCAGGCCTCCGCCGGCGTGGTGGCGGCCGTGATTGCCATGGCGCTGCGGCTGATGGGTTACTCGCACTGGGTGATGTGGCAGATGACGGGCCTGTTCGAGAACGTGGGCACCATCCAGGACGGCATCACCACGCTGACCAAGCCGCGCACCATCGTCGATGCACCCGACGCCAAGCCGCTGCAGGTCACGCGAGGAGCGATTGCCTTCGAGGATGTGAGCTTTGGCTACAAGGCGGGCGGCAAAAAGGTGCTGGACCATCTGAACCTGCACATCCGCCCCGGCGAGCGCATCGGCCTGATCGGACGCTCGGGCGCTGGCAAGTCCACGCTGGTCAATCTGCTGCTGCGCTTTCACGAGCCGCAAAGCGGGCGCATCACCATCGACGGCCAGGACATCCGCGGCGTGACGCAGGACAGCCTGCGCAGCGCCATCGGCATGGTGACGCAGGACACCTCGCTGCTGCACCGATCCATGCGCGACAACATCCTCTACGGTCGCCCCGACGCCAGCGAAGCCGACATGCACGCCGCTGCCGACAAGGCCGAGGCTTCGGACTTCATCGCCACGCTGACCGACCTCAAGGGCCGCAGCGGCTACGACGCCCAGGTCGGCGAGCGCGGCATCAAGCTCTCGGGCGGCCAGCGCCAGCGCGTGGCGATTGCACGCGTGATGCTCAAGGACGCGCCCATCTTGCTGCTCGACGAAGCCACCAGCGCGCTGGACAGCGAGGTGGAAGCCGCCATCCAGGAAAGCCTGGACTCGCTGATGGACGGCAAGACCGTGATCGCCATTGCCCACCGCCTGTCCACCATCGCGGCCATGGATCGCCTGATCGTGATGAACGAAGGCCATATCGTGGAGGAAGGCACGCACCAGCAACTGCTGCAGCACGGCGGCATCTACGCCAAGCTCTGGGCACACCAGAGCGGCGGCTTTCTGGCCGACCAGGACGAGGCCGTGCAATAGACCGGCCCAGCCGGCATGGCTTGCAGCGCTTGATATGCGGCGCATTCGGCTCTTTTCATAAGGGCACCGGCAATTCGAAGGGGAGCTTGGCTCCCCTTTTTTTGACTGCGCTGCAGCAGCCATGCAATGGCCGGCACGACACCATGCTCTCGAGCCTCAGCCATCGCTGCAGGCGCTGCTGCGGATGGCCCTGCCCGCTGAAAGGCCGGCCGTTTATCGGCGGGATGTCTAATCCTGATCAATGGATTGCGCTGTTGCACCGAAAGTCGCAGCGCTACAATCGACCGCATGTCGCGTGCCATCCAGAGACTTTCTCTGCGGAGCGCATTGCTGCTGCTGATCATGGCAGCGCAACTGCTGATTCCGCTGCTGCACGGCCACTTCGGGACTCCGAATCAATCTGGCCTGCACGTGCACACGACGCCCTCCAGAATTGCTGATTCTCATTTCCATCTGTTCACCGGACACGACTCTCGCAGCGACCACCCTGCCCCTCAGGCTCAAGCCGAGCCCTTTGAAGTGGATGTGCAGAACGCATTGCAACCGCTGGATCTGCTGGCGGTTCCGCTGCTGGCCATCATTGGCCTGGCTCTGCTGACTTGGGGTCTGCGTGCGTCGCGCATGCGTTGCATTGCCGCCAGACCCGTACCGCGCCCGAAACCCGTGCACAGGCTTTGGCCTTGGCGCGGTCGCATCATCCGGCCGTCTCCGGCCCAAGCTCCGCCTCAATTTTCCTGAGCTCCCAAGCCTTTCACAGGCTGGTCAGCATCCGTGCCTGCGCATGGATGCATGTCTTTTCCTTTTCCGGAGTCAGGAATG
This DNA window, taken from Comamonas testosteroni TK102, encodes the following:
- a CDS encoding ABC transporter ATP-binding protein, which encodes MFRFFEKQVAPYPGQEPKVPPKGFFAFVWACTQGMRGWIGLMTLTSALLAAYEAVLFAIMGRVVDWLGTVSPANFWAEQQATVQGIAAILLGSVALLALHTTVMHQVLAINFPMRLRWVFHKLMLGQSMSFYADEFAGRITTKIMQTALSVREVVFMVVDVFVGVGVYMIGILILAASFEWRLMIPFALWFVAYAAACFYFVPRLGQIGKEQADARSMMTGRVTDAYTNIATVKLFAHTRREAEYARNAMEAFKATGYAQMRLVSLFEITNHLMIALLLLGSGGTALYLWTQGQASAGVVAAVIAMALRLMGYSHWVMWQMTGLFENVGTIQDGITTLTKPRTIVDAPDAKPLQVTRGAIAFEDVSFGYKAGGKKVLDHLNLHIRPGERIGLIGRSGAGKSTLVNLLLRFHEPQSGRITIDGQDIRGVTQDSLRSAIGMVTQDTSLLHRSMRDNILYGRPDASEADMHAAADKAEASDFIATLTDLKGRSGYDAQVGERGIKLSGGQRQRVAIARVMLKDAPILLLDEATSALDSEVEAAIQESLDSLMDGKTVIAIAHRLSTIAAMDRLIVMNEGHIVEEGTHQQLLQHGGIYAKLWAHQSGGFLADQDEAVQ